CGGACACAACCATCGAGGCGACCAGACAGACGGCAACGGCGATGAAGATCGTCTTGCCAACAGAATCCGGCGAGGCCGCCAGGAATTTGGCCAGTACGCCCTTGGGTGCCTCGTTTTGATCTGGGGATTGCGTATCAGACATGGCGACGCGCCCTCCGTTTGATGTTGGCTTGCACGACGAAATAGTCGATCAGCGGTGCAAAGACGTTGCCGAACAGGATTGCCAGCATCATGCCTTCGGGGAAAGCCGGGTTGATCACGCGGATCATCACGACCATGACACCGATCAGCGCGCCGTAGATATAGCGACCCACATTGGTGTGGCTGGCCGAAACCGGTTCAGTCACCATAAAGGCCAGGCCGAAAGCATAGCCACCCAACACGATATGCCAGTACCATGGCATCGCGAACATCGGATTGGTGTCCGATCCGATCAGGTTCAGCAACAAAGTAAAGCCGATGGTACCGGCCAGACAGCCCACAATCAGGCGGTAGTTGGCGATCTTGGTCATCAGAAGGAAGGCCAGACCGATCATGCAGGCCAGTGTCGATGTCTCGCCAAAGCTGCCTTGAATGGTGCCGAAAAACGCGCTCGACCAGGTTATGCCTTCGGCGGCCAGCGCCTGCACGCCTTCGGCCGCAGACACGCCCAATGCAGTCGCGCCCGAGAACCCGTCAACGGGTGTCCAGACTGCATCACCCGACATCTGCGCCGGATAGGCGAAATACAAAAACGCCCGCCCCACAAGCGCGGGGTTGAGAAAGTTCTTGCCGGTGCCCCCGAACACTTCCTTACCGATCACAACACCGAAGATGATGCCCAAAGCCACCTGCCACAGGGGAGTGGTTGCAGGCATGATCAGCGTGTACAGCATTGATGTCACAAGGAAGCCTTCGTTCACCTCGTGGCCGCGCACGGTGGCAAAGATGACCTCGAAGATACCGCCCGCGACCAGCGTGACGATGTAGATCGGAAGGAAATACATCAGACCATGCATGACGTTGGCAAAGATGCTGGACGGGTCCAGCGAAATTCCGAACATCTGCAACAAGGCAATCCGCCAGCCGGTGGCCGATTCCGGACCCAGCAAAGCAATCGCCGAGTTTGCCTGATAACCAGTGTTCCACATCCCCCATAAGATACAGGGGATCGTCGCGATCACGACATAGGTCATGATCCGTTTCATATCCACGTAAGACCGCGCGTGCGGCGCCACCGTGGTCACGGTTTTCGGAGTGTAGATAAAGCTTTCCACCATCTCGTAGATGGGAAAGAACTTCTCGTACTTGCCGCCCTTGGTAAAGTTCGGCTCGATCCTGTCAAAGAAGCTG
This DNA window, taken from Ruegeria sp. YS9, encodes the following:
- a CDS encoding NADH:ubiquinone reductase (Na(+)-transporting) subunit B, producing MGLRSFFDRIEPNFTKGGKYEKFFPIYEMVESFIYTPKTVTTVAPHARSYVDMKRIMTYVVIATIPCILWGMWNTGYQANSAIALLGPESATGWRIALLQMFGISLDPSSIFANVMHGLMYFLPIYIVTLVAGGIFEVIFATVRGHEVNEGFLVTSMLYTLIMPATTPLWQVALGIIFGVVIGKEVFGGTGKNFLNPALVGRAFLYFAYPAQMSGDAVWTPVDGFSGATALGVSAAEGVQALAAEGITWSSAFFGTIQGSFGETSTLACMIGLAFLLMTKIANYRLIVGCLAGTIGFTLLLNLIGSDTNPMFAMPWYWHIVLGGYAFGLAFMVTEPVSASHTNVGRYIYGALIGVMVVMIRVINPAFPEGMMLAILFGNVFAPLIDYFVVQANIKRRARRHV